The genomic stretch ATGGCTGCAACAGAACCAATTTCATTGGGAAGAAACATGCTGGTGGCTGCTGGCCCGCCAGTTTGGAGGAAAGGTGAATGGAGAAGCTTTTGAAGCCATCGCCAGGAGCCTGCCTATAGCCCTGCTGGCCAGGCACCGCCACCAGCTGCCACAACTGGAAGCCCTGCTGCTGGGGCAGGCGTGGCTGCTGGAGAAACCTTTCAGGGAAGCATACCCGAAATGGCTGCAGCAGGAATATCGCTTTTACAGGAATAAATACGGGCTGGTCCCTAATCCTTACCCCGTTCATTTTTTGCGGATGCGGCCGGTGAGCTTTCCTACCCTGCGGCTGGCCCAGCTGGCCATGCTGCTGCACCGGTCGGGCCCGCTTTTCTCCATAATGAAGGAGGCCCGTTCCGTCCGGCAGTTGCGGCAATGGTTACAGCCCGCCGCCAGTGCTTACTGGGACACGCACTATACCCTGGACCAGCCGGCGGCGGCAATGCCCAAGCGGCTGGGCGGGCAGGTGGCAGACTCCATTATTATCAATGCGGTTATTCCGGTCCTTTTTGCCTATGGGAAATGGCGGCCGGAGACAGGCTGCCAGGAACGGGTGCAGCAGTGGCTGGAAGAACTGCCGGCGGAAGCCAATACCATTACACGGCAGTTTGAACAGCTGGGCATCACCTGCCGGCATGCAGCGGACAGCCAGGCCCTGATAGCGTTGAAAACGGCCTGGTGCGATCCCAAAAAATGCCTGCAATGCCCGGCAGGGGTGGCCCTGTTGAAAACCAGCAGTCAACTTAAGCGCTTACCGGCCAGTTAAAAGTAACTTTCACTTCAATATCGGGGTGGATGCTATAGATAACGGGGCAGGTATGGGCTGCTCTTTCCAGGATGGTCCGTTGCTTTTCATCCAGTTGCAGCGTTTCGGGGAAATGAAATGTTAAATTAATTCCACCGATCCTGCGGGGCTCCGCCTTCATCAGCTTCTCCACGTCGATCTTTACACCCGCCAGGTCCACCTGCATATCCCTGGCCTTAATGCCCATGATGGTCATCATGCAGGACCCGAGGGCCGTAGCTACCAGGTCGGAGGGGGAAAAACGTTCGGCCAGGCCCTGGTTGTCAAGGGGAGCGTCCGTTTCAATAGTAGTGCCTGATTTTAAATGCGTACAAACCGTCCTTAGGTTTCCTTCGTAAACTATAGAAGAGGTCATTAGCTATGTATTTTTGCCTTAAATTTACGTTGAATAATTAAATCAAAGCCGGTGAAGAAAATCGTCGCACTCCTGCTGATCGGAACTATAGCAACAACAGCATGGGCTCAGAACAATCCAAGGCCTAAATCGCCCACTGCTAAGCAGGACCAGAAAGCCGCCAAAAGGGAGCGGATCAACGCCCTGCTGAAGCTGGAGGAGGAAGGGGAGATCATCTTCAGTAAACAAAGCGTATTCGGAATTAAGATCAACTCGGACGGCTACGGCATTTCCTATGAAATGGGCCGCTTCAAAAGCCCGCGCATAGCCACTATTTACGGGATAGAACTGAACGAGAAAAAACACAATAAGGAAAAACGCTTCTCCTGGAGCGATGGCGGTTTCAGCAGCAATACCGTGATCTTCGGGAAAATGAATAATTTTTACCAGTTAAAACTGAGTGCCGGCCAGCAACGCATCATTGGCGGTAAAGGCAATAAGAACGGGGTGGCCGTTATGGCTATCTATACCGGTGGACTCAGCGCCGGCATGGTAAAACCCTATTATGTAAAGGTCTCCAAGACCCAGCAGGGAGGGGAATTATTTAAATCCACCTATCCCACCATCATTGACAGCAACTATTTTATTGCCGGCGCTTCTGGTTTCACCGTGGGCTGGGGGGATGTAAAGATCCGCCCGGGCGCCCATGCCAAGGCTGCACTCCGGTTCGACTGGGGCCGGTTCAATGAAACCGTTACCGCTATAGAAGCAGGCCTCAATGTGGAATACTATGCCAATAAGATCCCGCAAATGGCCTACCAGAAGGAAAAGAACCTATTTTTCAACGCCTACGTCAGCTTCCTCTTTGGCCGGCGAAAATCATGAACATAGTGGGGAAATGTAATCTGTGCGGATTGCCGGTAAAGTGAGTATTTTTGCAGCTATCCGCCAGCTAACCCGCCCTGTTTGCACAAAACAACCGGGAGCCGGCCATCAACAGGTCTGGAAACTGTGCTTTTACTACAGTCAACAGGCTACCAGGACGTTCGTAAACTTTCAAACCTTTTCCTTGTTAGTTTATACGATCCGCTCACTGAAATCTGAATTATGCAGGAATTACCGATCATCAATAGAGTCAACGAAACTGAATCGAAGATCAAGAAACCCAACTGGCTCCGGGTTAAATTACCTACCGGCGACAGCTACAAGCATGTCCGCGGCCTGGTAGACCACCATAAACTGCACACCATCTGCGAAAGCGGTAACTGTCCCAATATGGGTGAATGCTGGGGCGAGGGCACGGCCACTTTCATGATCCTCGGCAATGTCTGCACCCGCAGCTGCGGCTTCTGCGCCGTAGCCACCGGCCGGCCCGAATCAGTGGACTGGGACGAACCCCAGCGGGTGGCTGAAGCCATCTTCCTGATGAAAGTACGGCATGCGGTTATCACCTCGGTTGACCGGGACGAGCTTAAGGACGGCGGCAGCACCATCTGGCACAATACTATTAAAGCCATTAAGTCGCTGAATCCCGACTGTACACTGGAAACCTTGATCCCTGATTTCAAAGGCAAGCAGGAAGATATCCAGCGCGTAGTAGAAGCCGCTCCCGAAGTGGTTTCCCATAATATTGAAACCGTGGAAAGGCTCACCCGCCAGGTGAGGATCCAGGCCAAATACTGGAGAAGCATGGAAACCCTCAAGGTCCTCAAAGCCGGCGGCATGCGTACCAAGAGCGGTATCATGATGGGCCTGGGCGAACAAAAGGAGGAAGTAGTGCAGTCCCTGCGCGATCTTCGCAACAGCGGTGTGGACGTGGTGACCATTGGTCAGTACCTCCAGCCCACCCACAAACACCTGCCCGTGATCCGTTTTGTTCATCCGGATGAATTTGCCGAACTGCGTGAGATAGGCTACGGACTTGGGTTTGATTATGTAGAAAGCGGTCCGCTGGTCCGTTCTTCTTACCATAGTAATAAACACGTCATCGAGGGTTATGGCCGGATGATCTGGGAACAGGAAAAAGCCGCGCTCGTGTAGCGCCTTCACTATATGATGAAAACTATTCTCCTGGGGAGCATTCTGCTGATACTGAGTGCTCCCTTTTCTTTTGCCCAGCTGCGCTGGCAGCCGGCCGACAGCAGTTATGGCCCACTGCCCAAAGGCATTAAACTGTACCGCACCAGTGATTCCCTCAATGGCCGGCCATTCCAGGCCTGGTACCTGGAAGCCGATCTCAACAACAGGCAGCTGGACTTCACCGCCCAGGTAGGAAGAGGCCAGCGTTTTACCCCTTCCAAATATTATGAGCAGGAAGGGAAACCACTGGTGGTGGTCAATACCACTTTCTTCTCTTTTGAAACCAACCAGAACCTCAACCTGGTGATCCGGAACGGCAAGCTGCAGGCCTATAACCTGCCTGCTGTAAAAAGTATCCGCAGTGATTCATTTTATTATCCCACCCGCGGTGCCATCGGCATCCGCAAGAACCGCAAGCCGGATGTGGCCTGGGTTTTCACGGATACGGCTGCACGCTGGCCCCTGGCTTTTGAAGCCAATCCCATTGTTGCCAAAGGCGCTACGCCTGATCCAACCATCAAAGACCTGCACACGCTGGAGTACTGGAAAAAATGGCGCATGCATACTGCTGTAGGCGGCGGACCCGTGCTGGTCAAAGACCAGTCCGTATACATTACCAACCGGGAAGAACAGCTGTTTGTAGATGGGCTCAACGACCTACACCCGCGCACCGCTATGGGCTATACGCTCAGCGGCAAACTGATCATCCTGGTGGTACAGGGCCGGTTTCCCGGCGTAGCTGAAGGCGCCAGCCTGCAGGAAGAAGCCCGTATCCTCATCAACCTGGGCTGCATGGAAGCGCTCAACCTGGACGGAGGCGGCAGCAGCTGCATGCTGGTGAACGGCAGGGAGACCATACAGCCTTCCGATAAAACCGGCCAGCGCCCTGTCCCGGCCGTTTTCATTATCCGCGAACATCCCCGGCGGACAAGAAGGTAAACGGGTAATTTAATAAGGCTGCTGGCAGGATTCATGATTATTTACCTATTATTGTGGGCCCAACTGCTACCGTAAGTCTTTTAAACACCTAACAAATCAAGAACATGAAAGTGACTACACTCATTGCCGTAGCCGGCTTAGGTATTGTTATGACTGCCTGTGGCGGTCGTCAGCAAAAGGATGCTGCCGATGCACCTGCTGCTGAGCAGACCGAAGAAAAATCAGCCAGTCTTGCAGACGCCGCCAAAGGCTTGCGTGAGATCAGCAAAGCCTCCGAGAAAATGGGCGATTTTGAAGCCTTCCAGAAAAAACTGGCCGAGGCCAAACCCGTCAGCAACGACCAGCTGAAAAGCGCCATCCCTGCTGAGCTGCTGGGCATCAAGAGGACCAGCTTCAGCGTAGGCAACCAACTCTATGCAGACCTGGCCATGGCCGAGTCCAAGTTCAAGGGCAGTGACAACAAAGAAGTATCCCTGACCATTATGGATGGTGCTGGCGAAGCCGGCAGCGCCCTGGTTTCCCTGCAGATCTTTGGCCTGAACATGGACATGGAAAAAGAGACCGAAGGCGGTTTTGAAAAGACCACCGATCTGAAAGGATACCGCGCCAAAGTGGAACAGAAAAAATCATATGATCAGATCAATTCAGAGATCGTGTTCATAGTGAATCAGCGCTTTGCCGTAACCCTGCGGGGTGAGGGCATTGAACTGTCCGAGCTGGAAAAAGCAATGGACCAGCTCAACTTCTCTTCGCTTAAATAAAAGTCCTTTCCGCCGGGGCTCCAGCCCCGGTAACGGAAAATGCATAAAAAAAGAACAGTCAGCGCACCAGGTACGCTGACTGTTCTTTTTTATGGATAGTGTTATCCTTTTACGCTTTCATTTCCCAGACCAGCGCGCTGGCGCCCAGGATAGCGGCATCCGCTTCCTTGAGTTCGGAAAAGAGCAGCTTCACCTTGTTCTGGAAGATGGGCAGCAGGTTCTTTTCCATATGCTCACGCGTGGGGTTCAGGATCAGGTCGCCAGACTTGGTCATACCGCCAAACAGGATGATAGCTTCGGGAGAAGAGAACATCACAAAATTGGCCAGGGCCAGACCCAGTACCTTACCGGTGAACTCATATACTTCCTGGGCAATAGCATCGCCCTGCATAGCGCATTCATACACGATCCGGGAATCGATCTCGGAAGGTTCATAATTGCGCAGCAGGCTGCCGGCAGCTGTATTCCTTTCCAGGAATTCATTGGCCGTCAGCGCCACACCGGTGGCAGAAGCATAGGATTCCAGGGAACCGCGCAGACCGGTGCCTTTGTGCAGACGGCCATCGGGAATGATCATGGTATGTCCCAGTTCGCCGGCAAAACCATCGTGTCCATAGATCAGCTGACCATTGGCCACAATACCACTGCCAACACCGGTACCCAGGGTGATCATGATGAAATCCTTCATACCGCGGGCCACGCCATACATCATTTCACCTACTGCCGCCGCATTGGCGTCATTGGTGAGAGAGCAGGGTACCCCGAACTTATCAGAGATCATCTGCCGCAGCTGGATCACCCCGCGCCAGGGCAGGTTGGGTGCATACTCAATAGTACCATTATAATAGTTGCCATTGGGAGCGCCGATACCGATGCCCCGCACCAGGTCAATACCGCCTACATGCTCAATAGCGGGTTGCAGCGCCTCGTACAATTCTTCAATGAAGAGCTCAGGCGTGGCGTGCTTACGGGTAGAGATGGCGCCGCGATAGGAAATGTCACCCCGGTGATCCACTGTACCGAACACCGTATTGGTTCCACCAATGTCGATACCAATGGCATATTCCTGTCGATGACTCACCATATCTGTAGTAGGGTTTATAAGATAATTTTCCATGATTGTAGGATCAATGTGCTGCTACTGCCTGTGCGTCAACATCCAGTCCCTGG from Candidatus Pseudobacter hemicellulosilyticus encodes the following:
- a CDS encoding DUF2851 family protein; the protein is MITEKLLQFIWQFRYFNQDELRLTNGEAITVLHPGRSNPDQGPDFLMARIRLGSFLWTGPVELHCKTSHWHRHAHQQDPNYSNLILHVVWENDLPQSIHPLPVLELCNRVPKLLLHQYESWMNSRAFIPCQHQLRTVHPLVWIAWKDRLLADRITQKAAQVELWLQQNQFHWEETCWWLLARQFGGKVNGEAFEAIARSLPIALLARHRHQLPQLEALLLGQAWLLEKPFREAYPKWLQQEYRFYRNKYGLVPNPYPVHFLRMRPVSFPTLRLAQLAMLLHRSGPLFSIMKEARSVRQLRQWLQPAASAYWDTHYTLDQPAAAMPKRLGGQVADSIIINAVIPVLFAYGKWRPETGCQERVQQWLEELPAEANTITRQFEQLGITCRHAADSQALIALKTAWCDPKKCLQCPAGVALLKTSSQLKRLPAS
- a CDS encoding OsmC family protein translates to MTSSIVYEGNLRTVCTHLKSGTTIETDAPLDNQGLAERFSPSDLVATALGSCMMTIMGIKARDMQVDLAGVKIDVEKLMKAEPRRIGGINLTFHFPETLQLDEKQRTILERAAHTCPVIYSIHPDIEVKVTFNWPVSA
- the lipA gene encoding lipoyl synthase — encoded protein: MQELPIINRVNETESKIKKPNWLRVKLPTGDSYKHVRGLVDHHKLHTICESGNCPNMGECWGEGTATFMILGNVCTRSCGFCAVATGRPESVDWDEPQRVAEAIFLMKVRHAVITSVDRDELKDGGSTIWHNTIKAIKSLNPDCTLETLIPDFKGKQEDIQRVVEAAPEVVSHNIETVERLTRQVRIQAKYWRSMETLKVLKAGGMRTKSGIMMGLGEQKEEVVQSLRDLRNSGVDVVTIGQYLQPTHKHLPVIRFVHPDEFAELREIGYGLGFDYVESGPLVRSSYHSNKHVIEGYGRMIWEQEKAALV
- a CDS encoding phosphodiester glycosidase family protein; the encoded protein is MMKTILLGSILLILSAPFSFAQLRWQPADSSYGPLPKGIKLYRTSDSLNGRPFQAWYLEADLNNRQLDFTAQVGRGQRFTPSKYYEQEGKPLVVVNTTFFSFETNQNLNLVIRNGKLQAYNLPAVKSIRSDSFYYPTRGAIGIRKNRKPDVAWVFTDTAARWPLAFEANPIVAKGATPDPTIKDLHTLEYWKKWRMHTAVGGGPVLVKDQSVYITNREEQLFVDGLNDLHPRTAMGYTLSGKLIILVVQGRFPGVAEGASLQEEARILINLGCMEALNLDGGGSSCMLVNGRETIQPSDKTGQRPVPAVFIIREHPRRTRR
- a CDS encoding ROK family protein yields the protein MVSHRQEYAIGIDIGGTNTVFGTVDHRGDISYRGAISTRKHATPELFIEELYEALQPAIEHVGGIDLVRGIGIGAPNGNYYNGTIEYAPNLPWRGVIQLRQMISDKFGVPCSLTNDANAAAVGEMMYGVARGMKDFIMITLGTGVGSGIVANGQLIYGHDGFAGELGHTMIIPDGRLHKGTGLRGSLESYASATGVALTANEFLERNTAAGSLLRNYEPSEIDSRIVYECAMQGDAIAQEVYEFTGKVLGLALANFVMFSSPEAIILFGGMTKSGDLILNPTREHMEKNLLPIFQNKVKLLFSELKEADAAILGASALVWEMKA